The bacterium sequence GCGTGGTCCGCGCAATTGACATTGTGAATCTTGCGCTCGAAGTTTACGGAACTCCCCTGTACGTATTGAACGAGATCGTTCATAACGCCCATGTCGTGAAAGATTTTCGCAACAAAGGAGTTGAATTTGTTCGCACTTTAGATGATGTTCCTGCAGGTTGCCGTGTTATTTTCAGTGCCCATGGTATCTCGCCCGAAATCCGAAAACGCGCCGTGGCGCGAGAGTTGAAAACGATCGATGCAACCTGTCCGCTCGTTACCAAGGTGCATCTGGAAGCACTTCGCTATAAACGGCAGAACTACACAATCATTTTAATCGGCCATGAGCATCATGAAGAAGTGGTGGGAACGATGGGAGAAGCACCGGATCACATCAAGCTTGTCGGTTCATCAGAAGAAGTAGACCAGCTGGATCTGCCGGCAAATGCCAGGATCGCATACTTAACTCAAACAACTCTGAGTCTGGACGATACGCGCGAAATCATCGAACGGCTCCGGCTACGCTATCCTCAAATCGAAGGCCCGAATGTAAATGAT is a genomic window containing:
- a CDS encoding 4-hydroxy-3-methylbut-2-enyl diphosphate reductase, with product MSKQILLASPRGFCAGVVRAIDIVNLALEVYGTPLYVLNEIVHNAHVVKDFRNKGVEFVRTLDDVPAGCRVIFSAHGISPEIRKRAVARELKTIDATCPLVTKVHLEALRYKRQNYTIILIGHEHHEEVVGTMGEAPDHIKLVGSSEEVDQLDLPANARIAYLTQTTLSLDDTREIIERLRLRYPQIEGPNVNDICYATQNRQNAVQHLSRTAQVILVIGSANSSNSNRLVEVAEKAGAQAYLINDTHRINPAWLENVESVGITAGASTPEFLVNEVIQYLGQFGYKEVQEVQTVDEDVHFALPPELEKTLAGRPTEQMRD